One region of Collinsella aerofaciens ATCC 25986 genomic DNA includes:
- the selB gene encoding selenocysteine-specific translation elongation factor — MSEVQALVECPVIVGTAGHVDHGKSALIEALTGKNPDRLEVERRRGMTVELGFGELALPSGKIVGLVDVPGHSHYLRAMVQGATGIDVAVLVVSAVEGVMPQTREHVHVLELLGVTHMVVALTMCDLADAEMTELAELDVDDFLSGTVFAGAPIVPVSSKTGEGIDGLLAVLDEQVSACWDACRDRAERTDAAPRLPIDRCFTIKGVGTVVTGTLHDAPVAVGDELMALPSRTVCRVRGIQVHGDTPRALPGQRVALNLVGDGVAALDRGEMLGVADRFGQTLRFMMTFTYLGREGAKPRVLESGARVHVMAGTAEVVGRIMLMEGEAPMAVGETRVVQVRLEESLPLRAGDHAVVLSYSPVMLIGGGRVLLSRCRRSRELTEGERALLAALEAGDAVAGVDAWLALQMLPVVVADVAAALDLLSGEADAALKELVARGAVCELAGSGDALYVNAAALDAAMDVLAATLTAMHAAAPKETGFTPGAVAHAAWPAADDAVAAALISEGCSRGVCAAEGAEVFDPHSAAAAARVVHEACERIVALLDEAGLDAPTLPEVGEQLQLDRGTMTRALRELSLNRAIVKVERDVALSAAAEAHARELVAAAIEAAGGAATTSALREALGVSRKRAISILEHLDAVRFTVLDKEAGGLRSLR; from the coding sequence ATGAGTGAGGTTCAGGCGCTGGTGGAGTGCCCCGTTATCGTTGGCACGGCGGGTCACGTTGACCATGGTAAGTCGGCACTGATCGAGGCACTGACTGGCAAGAATCCCGATCGTCTGGAGGTTGAGCGCCGTCGCGGTATGACCGTGGAGCTGGGCTTTGGCGAGCTGGCGCTGCCGAGTGGCAAGATCGTCGGCCTGGTCGACGTGCCGGGCCACTCGCATTACCTGCGCGCCATGGTGCAGGGCGCCACGGGCATCGACGTGGCCGTGCTGGTGGTCTCTGCCGTTGAGGGTGTAATGCCGCAGACGCGCGAGCACGTGCACGTGCTGGAGCTGCTGGGCGTCACGCATATGGTGGTGGCGCTGACGATGTGTGACCTGGCCGATGCCGAGATGACCGAGCTTGCCGAGCTCGATGTCGATGATTTTTTGTCGGGTACCGTGTTTGCGGGCGCGCCGATTGTGCCCGTGTCGTCTAAGACGGGCGAGGGGATCGACGGGCTGCTTGCGGTGCTCGACGAGCAGGTAAGCGCCTGCTGGGATGCCTGCCGCGACCGTGCCGAGCGCACCGATGCCGCGCCGCGCCTGCCGATTGACCGCTGCTTTACGATTAAGGGCGTCGGCACTGTCGTAACGGGAACGCTGCACGATGCGCCGGTTGCGGTGGGCGACGAGCTGATGGCTTTGCCGTCGCGTACGGTCTGTCGCGTGCGCGGGATTCAGGTGCATGGCGATACGCCGCGCGCGCTGCCTGGTCAGCGTGTGGCGCTCAACCTAGTTGGTGACGGTGTCGCGGCGCTTGACCGTGGCGAGATGCTGGGCGTGGCGGACCGCTTTGGCCAGACGTTGCGCTTTATGATGACGTTCACCTACCTGGGCCGCGAGGGCGCCAAGCCGCGTGTGCTCGAGTCGGGTGCGCGCGTGCATGTGATGGCCGGCACAGCCGAGGTCGTCGGCCGTATCATGCTCATGGAGGGCGAGGCCCCCATGGCGGTGGGAGAGACGCGAGTGGTGCAGGTACGCTTGGAGGAATCGCTGCCACTGCGCGCCGGAGACCATGCCGTGGTGCTGTCGTATTCGCCCGTTATGCTCATCGGCGGCGGGCGCGTGCTGCTTTCGCGCTGCCGTCGTTCGCGCGAACTTACTGAGGGGGAGCGCGCGCTGCTTGCAGCGCTTGAGGCCGGCGATGCCGTCGCTGGTGTGGACGCGTGGCTGGCGCTGCAGATGTTGCCAGTCGTGGTAGCCGACGTTGCCGCGGCGCTAGATCTTCTTTCCGGTGAGGCCGATGCCGCGCTGAAAGAGTTGGTGGCGCGAGGTGCTGTTTGCGAGCTTGCCGGCTCGGGCGATGCGCTGTATGTGAATGCCGCCGCGCTCGATGCCGCCATGGACGTGCTGGCGGCGACCCTGACCGCTATGCACGCGGCTGCCCCCAAGGAGACGGGCTTTACGCCCGGCGCCGTTGCCCATGCTGCGTGGCCTGCCGCTGACGATGCAGTTGCCGCAGCCCTGATTTCCGAGGGCTGCTCGCGCGGCGTGTGCGCCGCCGAGGGGGCCGAGGTGTTCGACCCGCACTCCGCTGCCGCCGCGGCGCGCGTGGTGCACGAGGCTTGCGAGCGCATCGTTGCCTTGCTGGACGAAGCTGGCCTCGATGCGCCGACGCTGCCAGAGGTAGGCGAGCAACTGCAGCTCGATCGCGGCACCATGACGCGAGCCCTGCGCGAGCTTTCGCTCAACCGCGCGATCGTTAAGGTCGAGCGCGACGTTGCCCTGTCTGCTGCTGCCGAGGCCCATGCGCGTGAGCTCGTCGCCGCCGCCATTGAGGCAGCCGGCGGTGCTGCCACCACGAGCGCTCTGCGCGAGGCCCTTGGTGTGTCGCGCAAACGCGCCATCAGCATCCTTGAGCACCTGGATGCCGTGCGCTTTACGGTACTCGACAAAGAAGCCGGCGGCCTGAGGTCCCTGCGCTAG
- the gdhA gene encoding NADP-specific glutamate dehydrogenase yields the protein MSYTQKVLDELKARYPEQPEFIQAATEILGTIQPALDAHPEYEEAALLERLVEPERIVMFRVPWVDDQGKVQVNRGYRVEFNSAIGPYKGGLRFNPTVTLGMLKFLGLEQILKNSLTTLPMGGGKGGSDFDPKGKSNNEIMHFCQSFMTELYRHIGPNTDVPAGDLGVGGREVAYLFGQYKRLTNEWTGVLTGKGLSFGGSLARTEATGYGLAYFVDEYLKSRGDSFEGKNVVVHGSGNVAIYAVQKVSQLGGKVLACSDTHGWVEDPDGIDYTVLEHVYNKKRSGHDKGVTLAMYVDEKPNATWHEGDGRGVWQLPCDIALPCARENTLLLEDAQALVANGCKVVGEGANMPTTIEATTYFQEHGVAFMPGKAANAGGVLVSGLEMSQNAEHLSWTFEEVDGKLEQLMRGMFHNVDDTAKEYGQEGNFVMGANIAGFLKVADAMLAQGVC from the coding sequence ATGAGCTACACGCAGAAAGTTCTCGACGAGCTCAAGGCCCGCTATCCCGAGCAGCCTGAGTTCATCCAGGCCGCGACCGAGATTCTCGGCACCATCCAGCCGGCGCTCGACGCCCATCCCGAGTACGAGGAGGCCGCCCTGCTTGAGCGCCTCGTCGAGCCCGAGCGCATCGTCATGTTCCGTGTTCCCTGGGTCGACGACCAGGGCAAGGTTCAGGTCAACCGCGGCTACCGCGTCGAGTTCAACTCTGCCATTGGACCCTACAAGGGCGGCCTGCGCTTTAACCCGACGGTCACCCTGGGCATGCTCAAGTTCCTGGGCCTGGAGCAGATCCTCAAGAACAGCCTGACCACCCTTCCCATGGGCGGCGGCAAGGGCGGTTCCGACTTTGACCCCAAGGGCAAGTCCAACAACGAGATCATGCACTTCTGCCAGTCCTTCATGACCGAGCTCTATCGCCACATCGGCCCCAACACCGACGTTCCCGCCGGCGACCTGGGCGTTGGCGGCCGCGAGGTTGCCTACCTGTTCGGTCAGTACAAGCGCCTGACCAATGAGTGGACCGGCGTCCTTACCGGCAAGGGCCTCTCTTTTGGCGGCTCGCTCGCCCGTACCGAGGCCACCGGCTACGGCCTGGCCTACTTTGTGGACGAGTACCTCAAGAGCCGCGGCGACTCCTTCGAGGGCAAGAACGTCGTCGTTCACGGCTCCGGTAACGTCGCCATCTACGCGGTCCAGAAGGTCTCCCAGCTCGGCGGCAAGGTGCTGGCCTGCTCCGACACCCATGGCTGGGTCGAGGATCCCGACGGCATCGACTACACCGTGCTCGAGCATGTCTACAACAAGAAGCGCTCCGGCCACGACAAGGGCGTTACGCTCGCCATGTACGTCGACGAGAAGCCCAATGCCACGTGGCACGAGGGTGACGGCCGCGGCGTGTGGCAGCTGCCCTGCGACATCGCGCTGCCCTGCGCTCGCGAGAACACGCTGCTGCTCGAGGACGCCCAGGCGCTCGTCGCCAACGGCTGCAAGGTGGTCGGCGAGGGCGCGAACATGCCCACGACCATCGAGGCCACGACCTACTTCCAGGAGCACGGCGTCGCCTTTATGCCCGGTAAGGCTGCCAACGCCGGCGGCGTGCTCGTGTCCGGCTTGGAGATGAGCCAGAACGCCGAGCACCTGTCCTGGACCTTCGAGGAGGTCGACGGCAAGCTCGAGCAGCTCATGCGCGGCATGTTCCACAACGTGGACGACACTGCCAAGGAGTACGGCCAGGAGGGCAACTTTGTCATGGGCGCCAACATCGCCGGCTTCCTGAAGGTCGCCGACGCCATGCTCGCTCAGGGCGTCTGCTAA
- a CDS encoding NADH-quinone oxidoreductase subunit B family protein, with the protein MAEPTLLPERLQYRPTKIELDESIEKAKATLLKKIKRSVYVYRVDCGGCNGCEIEIFGSITPVFDVERFGIKVVPSPRHADVLLYTGAVTRAMRMPALRAFEAAPDPKIVVSYGACGCTGGIFYDNYCVWGGTDKILPVDVYIPGCPPSPAQTVYGFAMALGLLDQKLHAETTVEAAGEQADILHPGVPYKLRVAIEREARAMSGYRYGRDLANEFMDTLEGAPKGDIRGAMALLIDKQDDPRRVEVYSALQDLVLAGGR; encoded by the coding sequence ATGGCCGAACCCACGCTTTTGCCCGAGCGGCTTCAGTACCGCCCGACCAAGATCGAGCTCGACGAGAGCATCGAGAAGGCCAAGGCGACCCTTCTTAAGAAGATCAAGCGCTCGGTGTACGTCTACCGTGTCGACTGCGGCGGCTGCAACGGCTGCGAGATCGAGATCTTCGGTTCCATCACGCCCGTCTTTGACGTCGAGCGCTTTGGCATCAAGGTCGTGCCCTCGCCCCGTCACGCCGACGTACTGCTGTACACCGGCGCCGTGACGCGTGCCATGCGCATGCCGGCCCTGCGCGCGTTTGAGGCCGCACCCGATCCAAAGATCGTGGTGTCCTATGGCGCGTGCGGCTGCACCGGCGGCATCTTCTACGACAACTACTGCGTCTGGGGCGGCACGGATAAGATTCTGCCGGTCGATGTCTACATCCCCGGCTGCCCGCCCAGCCCCGCGCAGACCGTCTACGGCTTTGCCATGGCGCTCGGTCTGCTGGACCAAAAGCTCCATGCCGAGACCACGGTGGAGGCCGCCGGCGAGCAGGCCGATATCCTGCACCCCGGCGTGCCGTACAAACTGCGCGTTGCCATCGAGCGCGAGGCTCGCGCCATGAGCGGCTACCGTTACGGCCGCGACCTGGCCAACGAGTTTATGGACACGCTCGAGGGTGCGCCCAAGGGCGATATCCGCGGTGCCATGGCGCTGCTCATTGACAAGCAGGACGATCCGCGCCGCGTTGAGGTCTACTCGGCGCTGCAGGATCTGGTGCTGGCCGGAGGTCGCTAG
- the selA gene encoding L-seryl-tRNA(Sec) selenium transferase → MSDSQNMSDEVRARLRAIPSVNELLAEWPVVKAVGETCDAVVHAAVTAELDEERAAIRAGAAPRSKRDLASAIEWRAHRSALPSLRPAVNATGVVIHTNLGRAPLAESVAKAVAEVARGYSTLEYSVDTCSRGSRKEHAAQLIRSLTGAEDALVVNNNAAAVLLVLATHAAGKEVIVSRGELVEIGGSFRIPDVMEASGAKLVEVGATNRTHLSDYERAITLDTAMILKVHPSNYRIEGFHEEVGSRELAALAHKHGLLFYEDQGSGALLPDDILVRGGEETTPASVSAGLDIVSCSGDKLLGAAQAGIIMGRRDLVQACGSHPLMRALRPGKLALAALEATLRIYLDGADVAHREVPVLNMLTLPQAHLERRARKLRDRMVAGLDKAGCPCAVQVEIVEESSTPGGGSLPTVELPTMCVAVRLVDARLTVDALKRSLVQDFDTPVVTRTSHDRILFDVRTLVGDRDIETAASTLVACVEKAIAR, encoded by the coding sequence ATGAGCGATAGCCAGAACATGTCCGATGAGGTACGCGCCCGACTGCGCGCCATTCCCTCCGTCAACGAGCTGCTCGCAGAGTGGCCAGTTGTGAAGGCTGTGGGGGAGACCTGCGACGCGGTGGTGCATGCCGCCGTGACGGCAGAGCTCGACGAGGAGCGCGCCGCCATTCGCGCCGGCGCCGCCCCGCGCTCTAAACGCGATCTGGCTTCGGCCATCGAGTGGCGTGCGCACCGCTCCGCGCTGCCGAGCCTGCGCCCAGCAGTTAATGCCACGGGTGTGGTCATCCATACCAACTTGGGCCGCGCCCCGCTCGCGGAGTCGGTCGCCAAGGCCGTGGCCGAGGTTGCGCGCGGGTACAGCACGCTCGAGTACAGTGTGGACACTTGTTCGCGCGGGTCGCGCAAGGAGCACGCCGCGCAGCTGATCCGCTCGCTCACCGGTGCCGAGGACGCGCTCGTGGTCAACAACAACGCCGCCGCGGTACTGCTGGTGCTGGCGACCCATGCCGCAGGCAAGGAGGTCATCGTCAGCCGCGGCGAGCTTGTCGAGATCGGCGGCAGCTTCCGTATCCCCGATGTTATGGAGGCCTCGGGTGCCAAGCTCGTTGAGGTCGGGGCCACCAACCGCACGCATTTGAGCGACTACGAGCGCGCCATTACGCTCGATACGGCAATGATCCTCAAGGTCCATCCTTCCAACTATCGCATCGAGGGTTTTCACGAAGAGGTGGGCTCTCGGGAGCTTGCCGCCCTGGCCCACAAGCATGGCCTGCTGTTCTACGAGGACCAGGGCTCGGGCGCGCTGTTGCCCGACGACATCTTGGTGCGCGGCGGCGAAGAAACCACGCCGGCTTCGGTTTCGGCGGGGCTCGATATCGTGTCGTGCTCGGGCGATAAGCTGCTGGGTGCCGCGCAGGCGGGCATTATCATGGGTCGTCGCGATCTGGTCCAGGCCTGTGGGTCACATCCGCTTATGCGCGCCTTGCGTCCGGGTAAGCTCGCACTGGCGGCGCTCGAGGCTACACTGCGCATCTACTTGGATGGGGCGGATGTGGCCCATCGCGAGGTGCCGGTGCTCAACATGCTCACGCTCCCGCAGGCTCATCTGGAGCGTCGTGCCCGCAAGCTGCGCGATCGGATGGTCGCCGGGCTCGATAAGGCCGGTTGCCCGTGCGCCGTTCAGGTGGAGATCGTCGAGGAGTCGTCGACCCCCGGTGGCGGCTCGCTGCCTACCGTGGAGCTGCCCACGATGTGCGTTGCCGTGCGTCTTGTTGACGCGCGCTTGACGGTCGATGCGCTCAAGCGCTCGCTTGTCCAGGACTTCGACACGCCGGTCGTCACGCGAACCTCGCACGATCGCATTTTGTTTGACGTCCGTACGCTCGTGGGCGACCGCGATATCGAGACGGCGGCGTCGACGCTCGTCGCGTGCGTTGAGAAGGCGATTGCTCGATGA
- a CDS encoding formate/nitrite transporter family protein — MADSKVEYPAPDCLAPAAIEAKTEAAGVTKANLPVAKAFLLAMFAGAFIAFGGLFFTVFLSDSTLGWGAQRVVGGLCFCLGLVLVLVCGAELFTGNSLMVCALKSKKITLVQMLKAWVVVWVGNFVGALFIVFLVYMAGIYKLNGEAVANSMVSVAAGKVTIDWVTIFFRGILCNIFVCLAVWIGTAGKTVVDKVVGILLPIAAFVACGFEHCVANMYFLPMGAVMHACGYGAKVAGADALNAAGIAFNLSAATLGNIVGGAVLVALGYWFIYAKKSEA; from the coding sequence ATGGCAGATTCCAAGGTGGAGTACCCCGCTCCCGATTGCCTGGCGCCCGCCGCGATCGAGGCTAAGACCGAGGCCGCCGGCGTGACCAAGGCTAACCTGCCGGTCGCTAAGGCCTTTCTGTTGGCAATGTTCGCCGGCGCGTTTATCGCCTTCGGCGGCCTGTTCTTTACGGTGTTTTTGAGCGACAGCACGCTGGGCTGGGGTGCCCAGCGCGTCGTGGGCGGCCTGTGCTTTTGCCTGGGCCTGGTGTTGGTGCTGGTGTGCGGCGCCGAGCTGTTTACCGGCAATTCGCTTATGGTCTGCGCACTCAAGAGCAAAAAGATCACCCTTGTCCAGATGCTTAAGGCCTGGGTCGTCGTGTGGGTCGGCAATTTTGTCGGTGCCTTGTTCATCGTCTTTTTGGTGTACATGGCCGGCATTTACAAGCTCAACGGCGAGGCGGTCGCCAATTCCATGGTGAGCGTCGCCGCCGGCAAGGTGACGATCGACTGGGTGACGATCTTCTTCCGCGGCATCCTGTGCAACATCTTTGTGTGCCTGGCCGTGTGGATCGGTACCGCCGGCAAGACTGTGGTCGATAAGGTTGTGGGCATTCTGCTGCCCATCGCCGCCTTTGTGGCCTGCGGTTTTGAGCACTGCGTCGCCAACATGTACTTTTTGCCCATGGGCGCCGTGATGCATGCATGCGGCTACGGTGCCAAGGTCGCCGGCGCCGATGCGCTCAACGCCGCGGGCATTGCGTTTAACTTGTCCGCCGCCACGCTGGGCAACATCGTGGGCGGCGCGGTTCTGGTCGCGCTCGGCTACTGGTTTATCTACGCCAAGAAGTCCGAGGCGTAA
- a CDS encoding formate hydrogenlyase maturation HycH family protein — translation MELTDRSGYFAGPGMLGGSFGDASRASDEAAEGVADPCLGHAPDQVVFYELTRKFVETEEDVPQEACDVLYYTLAVGHHTGVLDCFEPRLSVPVDVFYSLVDALPEGEAKTKFEAIRSFGECQLDKAAVPSLLEVCDALLDERGFRGSAKAGISVFDDDFGLHAQQVAFLMKFRDLVERVRDVSGVYLTGRLQ, via the coding sequence ATGGAGCTCACGGACCGCTCTGGTTACTTTGCGGGCCCCGGTATGCTCGGCGGCTCCTTTGGCGATGCCTCGCGCGCAAGCGACGAGGCCGCCGAGGGCGTCGCCGACCCCTGTCTGGGCCATGCGCCCGACCAGGTGGTCTTTTACGAGCTCACGCGTAAGTTTGTGGAGACCGAGGAAGACGTTCCCCAGGAGGCCTGCGACGTGCTGTACTACACGCTCGCCGTGGGCCACCACACCGGCGTTCTCGATTGCTTTGAACCGCGCCTGTCGGTGCCGGTGGATGTGTTCTATTCGCTCGTCGACGCGTTGCCGGAGGGGGAGGCCAAGACCAAGTTCGAGGCCATCCGTTCCTTTGGCGAGTGCCAGCTCGACAAGGCGGCGGTGCCGTCGCTGCTCGAGGTCTGCGATGCGCTGCTCGACGAGCGCGGTTTTCGCGGGTCGGCCAAGGCCGGCATCTCTGTGTTCGATGACGACTTTGGCCTGCATGCCCAGCAGGTTGCGTTCTTAATGAAGTTTCGCGATCTGGTTGAGCGCGTGCGCGATGTGTCGGGCGTGTATCTGACGGGGAGGTTGCAGTAA
- a CDS encoding DUF3343 domain-containing protein encodes MSHDICPDTGEPCTCDGSEPCTCGCGGCGHTAEEEAAAAAYREAHREGPSGDALDHERKIIVSFDSTFDVMECEQLCLAAGVPGRIMPLPGSITAGCGLCWAMPFSGDALAAFRAATEGRIAPADYHQLVL; translated from the coding sequence ATGTCTCACGATATTTGTCCCGACACGGGAGAGCCTTGCACTTGCGATGGTTCCGAGCCCTGTACCTGCGGCTGCGGTGGCTGTGGACATACTGCGGAAGAGGAAGCGGCCGCCGCGGCGTATCGTGAGGCACACCGCGAAGGCCCATCCGGTGATGCCCTCGACCACGAGCGCAAGATTATCGTGTCGTTCGATAGCACCTTCGATGTGATGGAATGCGAACAGCTGTGTCTTGCCGCCGGTGTGCCCGGGCGCATCATGCCACTGCCCGGCTCCATTACCGCAGGCTGCGGGCTGTGCTGGGCCATGCCATTCTCGGGCGATGCGCTCGCCGCCTTCCGAGCCGCCACCGAGGGCCGCATAGCCCCTGCCGACTACCATCAGCTCGTCCTCTAG
- the mobA gene encoding molybdenum cofactor guanylyltransferase, with the protein MTTVRRSDLSCVVQAGGLSSRMGCDKARMSFCGEPLIERVLGRLAPVAGELVVTTSRPSELAYLEEHAFGGLVPRIVPDLEGSAGAMRGIASSLAAARLPLVAIVACDMPFVSPELIGALADRFEAEAIDVCVPREEQGIEPLCAVWRRDACAPVAQELLACDRQRIRCLINRVQAGYMDEPQIVKAAGSTLCFENVNTPEEFAAAELLA; encoded by the coding sequence ATGACTACCGTAAGACGGTCCGATCTTTCTTGTGTCGTCCAGGCGGGCGGGTTGTCGTCGCGCATGGGCTGCGATAAGGCACGGATGTCGTTTTGCGGCGAGCCGCTCATCGAGCGCGTGCTGGGTCGGCTGGCTCCAGTTGCCGGCGAGTTAGTCGTGACGACTTCGCGTCCCAGCGAGCTTGCCTATCTTGAGGAGCACGCGTTTGGCGGCCTGGTGCCGCGAATAGTGCCGGACCTTGAGGGGTCGGCGGGTGCCATGCGCGGCATCGCGAGCTCGTTGGCTGCGGCCCGATTGCCGCTCGTGGCGATCGTCGCCTGCGATATGCCGTTTGTCTCGCCGGAACTCATCGGCGCGCTTGCCGATCGTTTTGAGGCCGAGGCGATCGACGTGTGCGTGCCACGCGAGGAGCAAGGGATTGAGCCGCTTTGCGCCGTCTGGCGCCGTGACGCTTGTGCGCCGGTTGCCCAAGAGCTGCTTGCCTGCGACCGCCAGCGCATTCGCTGCCTGATCAATCGCGTTCAGGCCGGTTATATGGATGAGCCGCAGATTGTTAAGGCCGCGGGCTCGACGCTCTGCTTCGAAAACGTCAATACGCCCGAGGAGTTTGCGGCGGCCGAGTTACTCGCCTAG
- the hycI gene encoding hydrogenase maturation peptidase HycI, with protein sequence MGRVVDGHVNGAPFAGIVLTAGSVLRADDAAGPVLSKKMEDAPLAGWYTIDGGQTPEDDIIEVKRERPPRLVLVDAADMALPVGSIRLLDKRDVARKSMFTTHSLPLSILIEEIEQSCEDIVFIGIQPGDTEFYNPMSPEVFEAVDAVYDAVAANDFSHFVRLGQEL encoded by the coding sequence ATGGGTCGCGTTGTGGATGGTCACGTGAACGGCGCCCCGTTTGCGGGTATCGTGCTCACGGCGGGAAGCGTGCTGCGTGCCGACGATGCCGCCGGCCCCGTGCTCTCCAAAAAGATGGAGGACGCGCCGCTCGCCGGTTGGTACACCATCGACGGCGGCCAGACGCCTGAAGACGACATCATCGAAGTCAAGCGCGAGCGTCCGCCGCGTTTGGTTTTGGTCGATGCCGCCGACATGGCGCTGCCCGTCGGCTCCATCCGCTTGCTCGACAAACGTGACGTGGCCCGCAAGTCGATGTTCACCACGCATTCGCTTCCCTTGTCGATTCTGATCGAAGAGATTGAGCAATCGTGCGAAGATATCGTCTTCATAGGGATTCAGCCGGGCGATACGGAGTTCTACAACCCCATGTCCCCGGAGGTCTTTGAGGCCGTCGACGCCGTGTACGACGCCGTGGCCGCCAACGACTTTTCCCACTTTGTCCGCTTGGGGCAGGAGCTATAG
- a CDS encoding molybdopterin-containing oxidoreductase family protein, with protein MASAVKRDGRAVVTTCGGCYADCAFAARVEDGRVVAELPVVGHPCVTRALCARGRHRLAMPFDERDRIVHPMRRRADGSGFDAISWDEAFSEIAARLGGIVDEHGARALGMTLGVPSFDRYWGYRLMHALGSPNVYGADGACEVSRLTGWEHSLGYSPASDLAHTDCIMYLGRSIVDSSTMGAVDALNDARRRGAKIIVVDPRRSGSAALADRWLRVRPGCDLALLLGIAHVLIAEDLYDHEFVTRYTTGFDELAQAASAWTPEWAESMCDVPAAEIVATARDLAAAAPAAVVDAGFHGGIGIAYANSTQTARAICLVDVLLGCIGHAGGALNPPTPLALGDLDPARFATPPVPRGPKLGSERYPLVDPVRGLCTTIGQSILAGDLRGLIVYASNPGAGYGNVQAWLSILQQLDLLVTIDILWSETARVSDFVLPDVTYLEADRGVGTVVGANDARVFYRNAVLPVQHDDTRPGREIFAGLAQACGVGEYFQFTSDDLAAAQVAPFGINLDELKERGWADTGVALPSRTGEPAIPLDGGKIALASDVWERAGLGRVPNWIAPMVEPGPGMFRLISGNRPFESHTSRRLAAQGAAEAGSDLDAVQMNVDAAAHMGIADGEIVELVSDMGRDRVRVETTPYLHPACIFTSAAPGGRSLGSDAGGAQGLGVGPLDHTPLRWDPLTGAALTQENAVRVEKIAAREDNNE; from the coding sequence ATGGCATCTGCTGTGAAGCGTGACGGTCGCGCCGTGGTGACCACATGCGGGGGATGCTATGCCGATTGCGCCTTTGCGGCACGCGTTGAGGACGGTCGCGTGGTGGCTGAGTTGCCGGTTGTGGGACATCCGTGCGTGACGCGTGCCCTGTGCGCCCGCGGACGGCATCGCCTGGCAATGCCGTTTGACGAGCGCGACCGCATCGTGCACCCCATGCGTCGCCGAGCTGATGGCTCGGGGTTCGATGCGATTTCGTGGGACGAGGCGTTTTCGGAGATCGCGGCGCGCCTTGGGGGGATTGTTGACGAACATGGCGCTCGTGCGCTGGGTATGACGCTCGGCGTGCCCTCGTTCGACCGCTACTGGGGCTATCGTCTTATGCATGCGCTGGGTTCGCCCAACGTGTACGGTGCCGATGGCGCCTGCGAGGTAAGCCGTCTCACTGGTTGGGAGCATAGCTTGGGCTATAGCCCCGCCTCCGACCTGGCGCATACCGATTGCATTATGTATCTGGGGCGTTCCATTGTCGATTCGTCGACGATGGGGGCCGTTGATGCACTCAACGATGCGCGCCGGCGCGGGGCGAAGATCATCGTGGTCGACCCCCGGCGCAGCGGCTCGGCTGCGCTTGCCGACCGCTGGTTGCGCGTGCGCCCGGGCTGCGACTTGGCGCTGCTGTTGGGTATTGCCCATGTCTTGATTGCCGAGGATCTGTATGACCACGAGTTCGTGACCCGCTATACCACGGGTTTTGACGAGCTGGCGCAGGCGGCCAGTGCTTGGACACCCGAGTGGGCCGAATCGATGTGCGACGTGCCGGCCGCAGAGATTGTCGCCACGGCGCGCGATCTCGCTGCCGCCGCGCCTGCCGCTGTGGTGGATGCGGGCTTTCATGGCGGCATCGGTATCGCGTATGCCAACAGTACCCAGACCGCGCGCGCGATTTGTCTGGTCGATGTGCTGCTGGGCTGCATCGGACACGCGGGCGGTGCCCTCAACCCGCCCACGCCGCTTGCGTTGGGCGACCTCGATCCCGCACGCTTTGCGACGCCGCCGGTGCCGCGCGGGCCCAAGCTGGGGTCCGAGCGCTATCCACTGGTCGATCCGGTGCGCGGTCTGTGCACGACCATCGGTCAGTCGATTCTTGCCGGTGATTTGCGTGGACTCATCGTCTATGCCAGTAACCCCGGTGCGGGCTATGGCAATGTACAGGCTTGGTTGAGTATTTTGCAGCAGCTCGACTTGCTCGTGACGATTGATATTCTCTGGTCCGAGACGGCGCGTGTTTCTGACTTCGTGCTGCCCGACGTGACGTATCTGGAGGCCGACCGCGGTGTGGGTACGGTCGTGGGCGCCAACGATGCGCGCGTGTTCTACCGCAACGCCGTGCTGCCCGTGCAGCATGACGACACACGTCCCGGTCGGGAGATTTTTGCCGGTCTGGCGCAGGCGTGTGGCGTGGGCGAGTACTTCCAGTTTACGTCTGACGATCTGGCGGCTGCCCAGGTGGCGCCTTTTGGGATCAATCTGGACGAGCTCAAGGAGCGCGGCTGGGCCGACACGGGTGTTGCGTTGCCGTCGCGTACGGGCGAGCCGGCGATTCCCTTGGATGGCGGCAAAATTGCGCTGGCAAGCGACGTATGGGAACGAGCCGGTCTGGGTCGTGTACCCAACTGGATCGCTCCCATGGTGGAGCCCGGTCCGGGGATGTTTCGCCTCATTAGCGGCAACCGTCCCTTTGAGTCGCATACCTCGCGAAGGCTTGCGGCCCAAGGTGCCGCCGAGGCTGGATCGGACCTGGATGCCGTGCAGATGAATGTCGATGCTGCTGCGCACATGGGCATTGCCGACGGCGAGATCGTCGAACTCGTGAGCGATATGGGCCGCGATCGCGTACGCGTGGAGACGACGCCCTATCTGCATCCGGCGTGCATCTTTACGTCGGCTGCTCCCGGTGGGCGTTCGCTTGGCTCCGATGCCGGTGGCGCTCAAGGCTTGGGCGTGGGCCCGCTCGACCATACGCCGTTGCGTTGGGACCCGTTGACGGGCGCCGCGCTCACCCAGGAAAACGCCGTTCGCGTGGAAAAGATCGCGGCGCGCGAGGATAATAACGAGTAA